From the Candidatus Dormiibacterota bacterium genome, one window contains:
- a CDS encoding glycoside hydrolase family 2 TIM barrel-domain containing protein has protein sequence MTVRPTAAWGRQVLDLDGIWAFVADPRETHTIDQLPAGVPISVPGSWEAQLPGRFGIVTGWYRRNVEIPADWTGGTVLITFGAVMLMARIWLNGILVGDHEGGYTPFEIDITGALHHGVENQLVVRVSSPLNALRDYPTLPLDQVVVSGQAALPMAEVPHGKQTWYTSLSGIWQSVQMECLTRPALRRLQVWPDLPNHRVRVSWSVRAANEPASLRLRVIDPSGQAVAEQEIPVPPDADGGETSLDVPSPRPWGIGAPNVYRLRAQLFSQRGARDELSMRFGMRSIEARDGDFLLNDEPIYLSGALDQDVFPDGMSVPGNAQAYYREQFQRVKEMGLNLVRCHIKVPDPAYLDAADEAGVLLWCELPSWSRFSTAAASRGKATLQAMVEAMAHHPSIVIWTIINEDWGTRLQEEARDRRWLLEMYDWLKQLDPTRLVVDNSACDTSAKPNFHLATDIADFHAYSSMPDGAVRWRNLVGDMVRRPAWLWSPYGDARPRGDEPLMMSEFGNWGLPDISRMRDADGTAPWWFETGRQLCRPGGVEQRFHDLGLGRIWRDWPALAAATQWRQFEALQYEIGELRRHPEIRGHVITELTDAYWEANGLLDLARGRKVFHDRLAELNGPTVLIADLPRRDYWGGDEVTCEIVVASPATHQSGLQVTWTLTLDGGHRVDGVLPIASLAARTHHSVRLRVSLPEVAGETGANLGLSCVDAQGSAVARGSWSLAVLPSSRKRTGASRHIAIEDPLGIWKLDERLRELGHQRVARDGARLLITTELTAEAREFADGGGRVLLLVRSRAAVPGGVALEREVRIWPRRMSDPDCDPPNPWEGDWISTFNWILPGRFPDLPERNPLDFAYQEVIPDHVLRGYQPLRHADEVPAGVFVAWLHAPAALLWTFRQGRGEMTITTLKLSPECGPVATVLLEDLIQGEGS, from the coding sequence ATGACGGTGCGACCGACAGCCGCCTGGGGCCGGCAAGTGCTGGATCTCGATGGGATCTGGGCGTTCGTTGCGGATCCGCGCGAGACCCATACCATCGACCAGCTGCCGGCTGGCGTGCCGATCAGCGTGCCCGGCTCATGGGAGGCGCAGCTGCCCGGTCGCTTCGGGATCGTGACCGGCTGGTATCGGCGCAACGTCGAGATCCCCGCCGACTGGACGGGTGGCACGGTTCTGATCACGTTCGGAGCCGTGATGCTAATGGCGCGAATCTGGCTTAACGGGATCCTGGTCGGGGACCACGAAGGCGGCTATACGCCGTTTGAAATCGACATCACGGGGGCCCTCCACCATGGGGTCGAGAACCAGCTGGTGGTCCGGGTCAGCAGCCCGCTGAATGCGCTGCGCGACTACCCGACGCTGCCGCTTGACCAGGTCGTCGTCTCGGGGCAGGCGGCGCTGCCGATGGCCGAGGTCCCCCACGGCAAGCAGACCTGGTACACGAGCCTGAGCGGCATCTGGCAATCGGTCCAGATGGAATGTCTGACACGACCGGCGCTGCGGCGGCTGCAAGTGTGGCCCGATTTGCCAAACCACCGGGTCCGTGTCAGCTGGTCGGTGCGCGCTGCCAACGAGCCCGCCAGTCTGCGGCTGCGCGTCATCGACCCGAGCGGACAGGCGGTCGCCGAGCAAGAGATCCCGGTGCCTCCCGATGCCGACGGCGGCGAGACCAGCCTCGACGTGCCGTCGCCACGCCCGTGGGGGATCGGCGCACCCAACGTCTATCGTCTGCGGGCTCAGCTCTTCAGCCAGCGCGGCGCTCGTGACGAGCTGTCGATGCGGTTCGGCATGCGCAGCATCGAGGCGCGCGACGGCGACTTTCTCTTGAATGACGAACCGATTTATCTATCCGGCGCGCTCGACCAGGATGTCTTTCCAGACGGTATGTCGGTGCCCGGCAATGCTCAGGCCTACTACCGCGAGCAATTTCAGCGGGTGAAAGAGATGGGGCTGAATCTCGTGCGCTGCCACATCAAGGTTCCCGACCCTGCCTATCTCGATGCCGCCGACGAGGCCGGCGTGCTGCTCTGGTGCGAGTTGCCGAGCTGGAGCCGCTTCAGCACGGCAGCGGCAAGCCGGGGGAAGGCGACGCTGCAGGCGATGGTGGAGGCGATGGCCCATCACCCGTCGATCGTGATCTGGACGATCATCAATGAAGACTGGGGGACGCGCCTGCAGGAGGAGGCGCGCGACCGGCGCTGGCTGCTGGAGATGTATGACTGGCTGAAGCAGCTCGATCCCACCCGCCTGGTCGTCGACAACTCCGCCTGCGATACCAGCGCTAAGCCGAACTTTCACCTGGCGACCGACATCGCCGACTTTCACGCGTACTCTTCCATGCCGGATGGCGCGGTGCGCTGGCGGAACCTCGTCGGTGACATGGTCCGCCGGCCAGCTTGGCTGTGGAGCCCATACGGGGACGCCCGCCCGCGAGGCGACGAGCCGCTGATGATGAGTGAGTTCGGCAATTGGGGGCTGCCCGATATCTCGAGGATGCGCGACGCCGACGGTACGGCACCCTGGTGGTTCGAGACCGGGCGGCAACTGTGCCGGCCGGGTGGCGTCGAGCAGCGATTTCATGACCTGGGGCTGGGGCGGATCTGGCGCGATTGGCCGGCGCTCGCGGCGGCCACCCAGTGGCGGCAGTTCGAGGCGCTGCAGTATGAGATCGGCGAATTGCGCCGTCACCCGGAGATCCGCGGCCATGTCATCACGGAGTTGACGGACGCGTACTGGGAAGCGAACGGGCTGCTCGACCTGGCGAGGGGACGCAAGGTCTTTCACGATCGCCTCGCGGAGCTGAATGGCCCAACCGTCCTGATCGCCGACCTGCCCCGTCGCGATTACTGGGGAGGGGACGAGGTGACATGCGAGATCGTGGTTGCGTCACCCGCCACGCACCAGTCCGGCTTGCAGGTCACCTGGACGCTGACCCTCGACGGCGGGCATCGGGTCGACGGCGTGCTGCCGATTGCGTCGCTCGCGGCCCGGACGCACCACAGCGTGCGGCTCCGCGTCAGCCTGCCCGAGGTGGCGGGGGAGACCGGCGCGAACCTTGGACTCTCGTGCGTCGATGCGCAGGGCAGCGCGGTGGCGCGGGGCAGCTGGTCGCTGGCAGTCCTGCCATCATCTCGGAAGCGCACCGGAGCCTCGCGCCATATCGCGATCGAAGATCCGCTCGGCATCTGGAAACTGGACGAGCGTTTGCGCGAGCTCGGCCATCAGCGGGTCGCGCGCGACGGAGCACGGCTGTTGATCACGACCGAGCTCACAGCCGAGGCGCGGGAATTCGCCGACGGTGGTGGACGGGTGCTCCTCCTGGTGCGAAGCCGCGCCGCGGTTCCAGGGGGGGTCGCGTTGGAGCGTGAGGTCCGGATCTGGCCGCGTCGCATGTCCGATCCAGACTGCGATCCGCCAAACCCCTGGGAGGGGGACTGGATCAGCACATTCAACTGGATCCTGCCGGGACGCTTCCCGGACCTGCCGGAGCGCAACCCGCTGGACTTCGCCTATCAGGAGGTAATCCCTGACCACGTCTTGCGCGGCTATCAACCGCTTCGGCACGCGGACGAGGTGCCGGCCGGCGTGTTCGTCGCCTGGTTGCATGCCCCCGCCGCGCTGCTCTGGACCTTCAGGCAGGGTCGAGGCGAAATGACGATCACGACCCTGAAGCTGTCGCCCGAGTGCGGGCCGGTCGCCACGGTCCTGCTCGAGGATCTAATCCAGGGCGAGGGGAGTTAA
- a CDS encoding ABC transporter ATP-binding protein: MPVQGMVTTPPDQPRAARTSLAASVLEAQGLRHAYGRRTVLDGLSFAIAPGTLVGIVGENGSGKSTLLRILAGELRPTGGAVIRHAPLGYCPQRPVLNEALTVDQHLAYFAAAYDTLDLGYADELIARLGFSEYRATAVRALSGGTSQKLNLTLALMQRPPVLLLDEPYQGFDWETYLCFWELVGDLTKEGRSIVVVSHLLFERERFDRILRLRSGRVQEDRP, from the coding sequence ATGCCGGTGCAGGGAATGGTGACCACTCCGCCGGACCAGCCGCGGGCGGCCCGGACATCGCTGGCAGCCAGCGTGCTCGAGGCACAGGGCCTTCGCCACGCCTACGGACGGCGGACCGTCCTCGACGGCCTCAGCTTCGCCATCGCGCCCGGCACCCTGGTTGGAATCGTCGGCGAGAACGGATCGGGCAAGTCGACGCTGCTGCGCATCCTCGCCGGCGAGCTTCGCCCCACTGGCGGCGCGGTGATCCGCCACGCTCCACTCGGCTACTGCCCGCAGCGACCCGTGCTCAACGAGGCCTTGACCGTCGATCAGCACCTGGCCTACTTCGCCGCGGCCTATGACACCCTGGACCTCGGCTACGCCGACGAGCTGATCGCCCGGCTCGGCTTCTCCGAGTATCGCGCCACCGCGGTCAGGGCACTCAGCGGAGGCACCAGCCAGAAGCTGAATCTCACCCTGGCGCTGATGCAGCGTCCCCCGGTGCTGCTCCTCGACGAGCCATACCAGGGGTTCGACTGGGAGACTTACCTCTGCTTCTGGGAGCTGGTCGGGGATCTCACCAAAGAGGGCCGTTCGATCGTGGTGGTGTCCCATCTGCTCTTCGAGCGCGAGCGTTTCGACCGGATCCTGCGGCTCCGGTCCGGTCGGGTTCAGGAGGACAGGCCATGA